Genomic DNA from Theropithecus gelada isolate Dixy chromosome 1, Tgel_1.0, whole genome shotgun sequence:
ccatgcctgtaatcccagcactttgggaggccgaggcgggcagatcacttgaggccaggagttcaagacctgcctggccaacatggtaaaaccccacctctactaaaaatacaaaagttagccgggagtggtggtgtgcgcctgtaatttcagctactccagaggctgaggtaggagaatcacttgaacccgggaggcagagactgcagtgatccgagatcatgccactgcattgcagcctgggcgacagagtgaaactccatctcaaaaattaataacaataataataataatttttattattcaaatgttCAGAAGAAAATCACCATGAAGTTTCTTTGAGGACCTctcatctttctctcttcccttctctttctctttctctttctctttctctttctctttctctttctctttctcNctctttctctttctctttctctttctctttctctttctctttctctttctctttctcaagatggagccttactctgttgcccaggttggagtgcaatggtgcagtctcggctaactgcaacccctgcctcctggattcaagtgattatcgtgcctcagcctcctgagtagctgggattgcagatgcacgccaccacacccagctaatttttgtatttgtagtagagatggggtttcaccatgttggccaggctagtctcgaactcctgaccagcCTGGATgtttgatctgcctgccttggcctcccaaagtgctgggattacaggcgtgagacactgcacccagccagaccTCGCATCTTTCTAAGAACCTCAGAAAGTAACTTTATAatacttttggggttttttgtttattcttttctggTAAGTGTTTACTGCAAAAAATTTAGGAAGTTCCCAAAAAACCTACAATCCCACTACATAGAGTATttgatgaatttttttccttttccttttttctactttACATGGATGAAATAAATTCTAATATGTATACAGTTTTATAacctaaatataatattttcagacGTAGTTTTCCATGTCACTGAAAAGTTTGACAGCATCATTTGTAATACTCATTCATATGGCTATGTGATTTTACTTCACTATTTTCCTAATGgtgaacatttagattgtttcaaGATGTTTACTAATATCAATAATGCTCCAGTTAACAGCTTTATGTTAATTCCCACTTCATTTTATCTCCTTCTCAGTATAAAATTAGCCCAAAGAAAGGAACACTTTAAGGttccaaaatacttttaaaacaaaaattccttAATTTCTTAACATAATTAATTTCTGAAGCAAAAGTGATTCTTTGACTTTTGGCTctacatattttcctttctgaaattgtttcttttgcctttttctcttcaCATGGATCTCAGAAAGTGATTTGGTACAGGACATTCCTCAAAGGAGGCGGGCAGCTGATTCATTTCTGTCTCTACAGGAGTTGCAGTGTTCGCTTGGAAGGGCGAGTCAGAAGATGACTTCTGGTGGTGTATTGACCGCTGTGTGAACATGGATGGGTGGCAGGCCAACATGGTAATAATGCATATACATCCTACACTTTGACAAtagatttatttcctttttttccctcaaagCATGGTTCCCTAAATATGTTTTGGATGTTTGGTCTTATGCACTGACTTTGTTGCTAAAGTGTTTAGCTTGATACCTATTCAGAATGGGTCTGAGTACTGAATGGAAAGGTGGGGGAAGGGTAAGACTAGCTGAACACATGGCTCAGACACACCAGAACGAAATAGTGGTGCTTCTTTGGAGTAGGattctgctttctttccttctgccccAGTTCTCCTTTTATATTCAAAGGGCCTATATATTTCAAGACTCTTAGACTAAAAATGAGTCTGTGATTAGCTTAATACTCATCACTGTAGCCTAAAACAAACCTAGGAATCCTTTTAACCATTTTACACCAACAAATTTGACTGTATTTCCACTATCTAAGCCTGCTCTAAGGAGCTCTGAGGAGTGCTCTTCCAAAACATACAGGGCTCTCTTACTAGTACAGAAAGTGGGTTCAAAGTTCCCCCCAGCCCTAGCAGCCTGAATGCCCATAGAAGTCTTCTGGCTGTTCTATAGATCCTGGATGATGGGGGAGACTTAACCCACTGGGTTTATAAGAAGTATCCAAACGTGTTTAAGAAGATCCGAGGCATTGTGGAAGAGAGCGTGACTGGTGTTCACAGGTAACAGATTCTGGAGTAGCTGCCCCTTGTGTCCTTGCCTCAGCAAACTCTTCTGGTCTCTCTTAGGCTTTAGGACTGTGTTTCAGACTTATAACTAAATGGGAATATCTTCATTAGATAAAACTTCCgagtttttacttttgaaaaatcaagTTGATCCTAGAAGGAAGTTATTTCAGGTTCTAGTTCATacatttttctctcccatttaCTCCACTGAGTGATTCTCAACTAGTGTTGAGGGGCGGGTAGGGAATAAGTGTATCTTGAAAAACTGTATTCAATATtgtattatcattttatatttgaaatatgaaaaacaatCCTATTGTAAAACTACATGTTAACactacaaaaagtaaaactggGCAAAATATTCTTGGCTTGTTGGAATACTGAAAAGATATCTGAAAGAGTGTTTCTTGGGGGCACATTGCACATgcttactctctctctcacacacacacacacacacggaaccATATCAGAATCATTGATAGTCTTTGTTTATCAGAAGTAGGCATGGATTTCTATTGAAAACTGCTGATCAGAGGAAATAACACGCCCTATAAAGGGAACAGAAGTACATTTCTTCAActgaaaggctttttttttcttccaaaaaaggggtaaagggagaagaaaatgaaaagaagtgtGGAGGGATGACAAGGAAATAATCATGTTTTCTAATATCCTTGGGCAATAAATGAGACTGGGAAGGGCAGCATGGAACTTGAAGAGAATTAGGCAGATTTTGCCACATATTATGTTGTGCCAGCTaacttgggttttgtttgtttttgtgaccTCTTCTCCCTTTAGGCTATATCAGCTCTCCAAAGCTGGGAAGCTCTGTGTTCCAGCCATGAACGTCAATGATTCTGTTACCAAACAGAAGTTTGATAACTTGTACTGCTGCCGAGAATCCATTTTGGATGGGTAGGttgaatgtatatatattcaaatttctAGGGGCTCTGGTCTTGTCCCCTGGTCTTCCTTTGGCTTTAAAAGTTTCTTAGAGGGACCATTTCATACTGAGCTCTGCCAGCTTCCAATTGATATTCTCAAGGGCATTGGCCCACACTTTTAACTGTGAAGAGGAACTGAGTTTGAGCTGTTAACATTTGAGTTGAGTCCTTGTCTGTTTCCACAGCCTGAAGAGGACCACAGATGTGATGTTTGGTGGGAAACAAGTGGTGGTGTGTGGCTATGGTGAGGTAAATAGCTGGGTCTCagtgtctctttctttttgtgtacTTATTAGAAATAGTTGGTGAAGGAGGCTTATGCTGTCAATCTAGAGTCACTGATAcaaggtttaaatttttttagataatGTATCTCAAACAATAGCAAAAGTCTTTTATTCAGATTTATGAACAGAAACATACAAAATGAATTGAGTTTTCAGATTTTACCATTTTGTTTTGTGGAATAGATACCAGTATCATTTTCCCCAATTATAACAATAACCTTTAATGAGACTTAATTCAAATGAATGTGTAGCATTTTAGCCCCCACAAGTGACTTGCAGTAGAATTAAGGGTGGAATCTGAAATGGCATACAGTTGAATATCTCCAAACTGGAATAGGTCACAGATTTTGTTGTCTTCAGCAATGACCCACAGAAGTTCCTGAGCTACGAAGCTATCCTTGAGTAGATTCTTGTCAAGTAAGAGTATAAGAAATTAGAGGTTGCTTAGAGTAAGTTGcttttgcttagtcttgtttCCCTAATGAAAACTGCTGTGCAAAGCCCAGTCCTTCCTATGACATGTCTGCTAAATTACCTCTCTAACTGAGGTTCACAACGTAATCTGGATCTGTTTCTGTTCTGCTTGGGATTGGAGCATCTGTGCAGTTGCTCATCAGATGACGGGCTGTTTCATGAAGGTTAATTCCTGTCTCACAAATAACCTACCTATCCGAAATATCCATGATGTAATGAACCTAATGACTTGACCGTTCTTTTCTTCTGCAGGTAGGCAAGGGCTGCTGTGCTGCTCTCAAAGCTCTTGGAGCAATTGTCTACATTACCGAAATCGACCCCATCTGTGCTCTGCAGGCTTGGTAAGAACAGACTGATAATACTATTAGATTCACCCTAGGTACTTTATGTTACTGAGAGTTCATAATTGAGTATATTAATCATTTTTGCAGAAATCACCTAGGGGAAGAGAAGGCTAGGACTGCTCTGTTCTTCTCACTCTAACCCTAGGGCTCTCTTAGAGCCTCTTGGCAGTTTTCCTTCCTGGATGGAGTCTTAGGGACTCTGAAGAGGCCAGTGTATATAGTTTAGCACAGCTTATCACTCACCATTCCTGTGAGGTGGCACTGGATCCAACTTTAGAAGGGGATCTTGTCTCATTTCATGACCATCTTCCCTCCCACTGCCTTCTTGCTTTACTCATaatgttcctttcttttcttctagcaTGGATGGGTTCAGGGTGGTAAAGTTAAATGAAGTCATCCGGCAAGTTGATGTCGTAATAACTTGCACAGGTAAATAACTTGCATAGAGGGGTGTTTATTCAGAGGCTAAATCTTGAAAGTAGTCTTAGTGACTTTCATACAAAGGAGGTGAGACCTCTGTTCAGTATAAAGATCTCAGAACTAGAATAAGCTGTCAGAACCTTAACATGTTTTCCAGAGTAAAAAACTTTTTTCCCTGGTGACTTTTTATACTGCTTGATCTGAAGACCAGGTAGCCTAAGGAGTGGTTATGCATGTCTTCTCTCAGAATGTGTACATGTCCTTTAATGCCAGCAAGCTTCCTGTCTCCTATGTTCTACCAGAAAGCCAGCCGGTACCTTTGTTGCCCAGCATCTCTTTCCTTAGCCACCCATCTTTACTTTTAGGAAATAAGAATGTAGTGACACGGGAGCACTTGGATCGCATGAAAAACAGTTGTATCGTATGCAATATGGGCCATTCCAATACGGAAATCGATGTGGTAAGGCTCCTTTCATTTGTTGCTAGGCATTTCTCTACTACCTTTCATTAATAACGATAGTCAACTGTGCTTTCTTCCTTTCAGACCAGCCTCCGCACTCCAGAGCTGACGTGGGAGCGAGTACGTTCTCAGGTGGACCATGTCATCTGGCCAGATGGCAAACGAGTTGTCCTCCTGGCAGAGGTACACACAGAAAAGGACTCTGGCAGAGCAGCACAAGCAGAGTAGTTAGATCCATggtgggggtggcggggggaACAAATATTGGGCCTGTGTTTCCCTGAATTTTATCTTTGGAGAGAGATATATTTCACAAATTATCTGGTCCCCAAAATaaaaccacttaaaaaaaatctcattactaAGTAACACTATTTCCTAACCACAGCTGATTCTTTAACCTTTCAGACTCAGATGGATTTgcagaaaataggaaaaagccTAGAGTCCTGATCTGGAACTGTAATTCTTCCTCTTCCAGCTGAGTCTAGAGGGGTGTAAAGTCTTCTTCCGCTTTGGCTTGACTTGTATGCCATTGGAATCTGAGACAGAGCTCATCCCAGGGCTCTCTCTTACCTTTCCAGGGTCGTCTACTCAATTTGAGCTGCTCCACAGTTCCCACCTTTGTTCTGTCCATCACAGCCACAACACAGGTATGTGGCAAAATGCCTGCTTACACTGCACTGCAATTTGTGGAACTGGGCGTAGATCAGTTCCAGTGAGGGTGTACTGTACTATGTTCTCATCatcctattctttttttatgtaatAAATTGTTGAGACTTAGGTATTCTCAAGTACAGAAAAGAATCACTagtcagtatttgttgaattggCTGTTTAGTTGAGAATATAATGTTCCAGCTTAGTTTTATTTGAGTTGTTCTTTTGTCAGgaactaaacaaaaacaacaaatcctCTTAGGATGTGTGCTGCCCTTTAGTATAGGCAAAGTCTTAGGTGCTGTCACTATGGTAGATCACTGTAGTACTTACCCAAATGCTATTAaacctggttttatttttatgtacctgtctaacaattatttttatgttttctggcCTTCTTTTCCCACCTTAGGCTTTGGCACTGATAGAACTCTATAATGCACCTGAGGGACGATACAAGCAGGATGTATACTTGCTTCCTAAGAAAATGGGTGAGTGAAAAACAGTGGAATCCTATGCAGACAGCTGCATAGTTTGGTAAAATGACTGCCATGAAAGGCATTGGATTTAGAGTCAGAGTTCCAATTCCTGTTCTTGTGCTTACTGGTTGTTTGACCTCAGGACAAGTTCTAATCTCCATGATCCTCAGTTTCTTGAttggtaaaatgagaataatactaCATACATTGTAGAATTGTGTGAGAATCCCAGCTAATGAGTAACAGTGCTTAACAAAATGGTTTAGGGTAGATGTTCTTACTCTAAGTAGCCTTATTAAGTTCAGTAAACTTCCTAGTGCAGCTGAGTACATACAGCCTTGGACCAATATGAAAGAAACACAGGTTTTATTGTCCATTATCTGTGAGGATATGCAAACTATCCAATCTCTTGTAAGCAACCCATGCTGTGTTAAAGTGACATAATACATCATCTGTAGTCCTTTACCTTTCTGCACGGTGGTACCCATCTCCCATATCTCCTTGGCTAGGCCAAATCCCTTACTTCTTAACGCTAAAATACTTCTTGCTGTCCTCTCCTCCCATAGCTtacttcagacttttttttttttttttaagtgtataattatAAAAGGGAAGCTTATCTCTGGAAAAGTAATAATTTTGTGCCAACTACCTTGGAAATTCATGATCCTAAGATTTGATCCTAAAATCCATGGATCTTATCCTAAATAAGTGTTATTGACACAGGCTCTTTCTAGCTTACTGGTGTCCACTTTGATTGCTAATTTGACTATAATTTAATCTAGTTAAGGAGGTTGCTGCAGGAAGGTAGGAGTAGCATGTGACATGTTGGCCACTGCAGGGAAGGCCCCTGCTTTGTCACAGAAGGATAAAGAGGTAAAAGCCCACTCCCTTTTGTTACCCTGGTAAGTGGCTTTTCTGAACTCACTTGAGATGTGCTGAGAGAAGCACCCTGCCCAGAAAGGTAgccttgaggtttttttttattaagcaaatatttcaaGTTGTGGATTCTTTTAGAGTTATTCCATCCCTTGTCTGCTTTCTTAAAAAAGCTTCAAATGAAAATGGGAAGTTATAACCTGAGAGACATTTTGAAAAGGAGTGTGCTCTCCTGCCACTTTGCTCTTCCTAGATGAATACGTTGCCAGCTTGCACCTGCCATCATTTGATGCCCACCTTACAGAGCTGACAGATGACCAAGCAAAATATCTGGGACTCAACAAAAATGGGCCATTCAAACCTAATTATTACAGGTAAACCTGGGGAGAAGCAAGTGAAAAGCTCTTTTTCCCAGTATTAAACCAAGCAGGCTAGCCTGTTTCTGACATAAAGATCAAATGTTGTACCAGAGTACAAGAAATctgttccaggccaggcacggtggctcacacctgtaatcccagcactttgagaggtgtaggcgggtggatcacgaggtcaggagttcaagaccaccctggccaacatggtgaagccctatctcttagccaggcatggtggcaggcacctaatcccagttactcaggtagctgaggcacaagaatcacttgaacccgggaggcagaggttgcagtgagccaggatcacaccactgcactccagcctgagtgatggagtgagactctgtcttaaaaaaaaaaaaacctgttccAATTAACAAGGTAGATAGAGAAATTGTCGTAGATGTAAGGGAGTTCGGGgtttttttgaaattttggagCCTGGGCCTCACCCCAAGAGATTCTGATATATATGGTCTGCGATGGGACCAAATttacaaaacattattttgtaaaacCTCCCCAGATTATTGTAATGTTTAGTCAGGGTTGAAAAACActgactcggccgggcgcggtggctcaagcctgtaatcccagcactttgggaggccgagatgggcggatcatgaggtcaggagatcgagaccatcctggctaacacggtgaaaccccgtctctactaaaaaatacaaaaaactagccgggcgaggtggcgggcgcctgtagtcccagctacagaggaggctgaggcaggagaatggcgtaaacccgggaggcggaacttgcagtgagctgagatccggccactgcactccagcctgggcgacaaagcgagactccgtctcaaaaaaaaaaagaaaaagaaaaaaacactgacTCATTCCTGGGAACAGGTGGTAACACCAGAAATGGCATTGCTAGAGACCCTGTGGAAGAACAAGGGAGAATGGTGCCCTGGAGAATGACTGCAGGGATCccacccaggctggggaggggcccTGGAGAAGGTGCTCTGTTTCTGATTGTTCTCTTGGAACTCTCATATGGAAGACATAAGTGTTaaccagtctctctctctttacagATACTAATGGACCATATTACCAAGGACCAGTCCACATGACCCACACActctaaaagaaatattttttaagataacttttattttcttcttattcctttcctcttgatttctttcctataatttcattcttgttttttcaTCTCATTATCCAAGTTCTGCAGACCACACAGGAACTTGCTTCATGGCTCTTTAGATGAAATAGAAGTTCAGGGTTCCTCATCCTAGTCACTAAAGAAGGATTTTACTCTCCCATCCCAGAAAGGTGATTCTTTCTTTACCATTTCTGGGGACTTTAGTCTTAATTAGGTACCTTATTAACAGGAAATGCTAAGGTACCTTCTCTGTGGAACAATCTGCAATGTCTAAATCGCCTTAAAAGAGCCCATTTCTTAGCTGCTGAAATCAGTGCTCTTTCACTTCTTCAGAGAAGCAGGGATGGTACCTACCCGGCAGGTAGGTTAGGTGTAGGTGGTGCATGTTAATTTCCCTTAGAAGTTCCAAGCCCTGTTTCCTGTGTAAAGGTGGTATGTCTGGTTCAGAGATGTGTATAATGAGCGTTGCTTGTTAAGACCAGGAGGCCCACTTGGATTTATAGTACAGCCCTTCCTCTACTCCCACCagactttctcatttttctagtttttaactagACTCTATTGAGTTTAATTTTGTCCTCTAGGATTTATTTCTGttgtccaaaaaagaaaaacacagaaaaattaaggaGAATTTTTAGTGTTAATGCTGAGGAACTACTTGAGTGGTTAGTTGTTACCAATTTCTCTTTCGAACCTTTGGAGCTAAGGGTGCTGAGTCTAGAGAAGTGCTAGTCTCAAGCCCTTTTAAGTCCCTCTGTTTCTAGCCTATAGTTTATAGCATCAGTGAACTGGAGCCATAACAGCAAATTCTATCAGCTCTGTCCCATACAGCTTGTGCTGAAGGCAAATTTCTTGAGCCATTGCTTAGTATAAAGCACTGAGTTCTATCTTTAGGATTTATCTTTAAGAGCAAATTTCTGGTCAGCTGTGCTTCTGcaacctaaaatatttaaagggaGGTAGGTGTGGGCAGGAGGAGAAATGATAAATTGGGCCAGGGCAAGAAATATCTAGCTTCATATAATTTGTCTGGGATTATACACCCTATATAATGTTAGTTTTACAGAAGTAATGCGACTTTTTGATTGCTACATACCACAAAAAGTTTATGAACTGAGATCTTAAAGGGCAGTTGATGTGGGAAGAAAGTAGTCAGTACATCCTGGCTCATGCTCTGAAAGAATCTCCAGAGAGGCTCTCTCAAAGATCAGGGAGATATATTCCCATGCCATGCACCCTGCTTCCCAGCATTTCTGCATGGTCAAATGAGCTTTATGCTCATGAGCTTTAAGTATATAATTATCCAGGATTTTAAATCCTCAACTTGTTCTAGCTTGTGATCCTTCAAAGTTGGGTCATACATTAGTGCTAGATACTAGAAATTTTCACTTTTCCACTGATCAGAGAGAcagacattaaaaacaaaaatagaagaaaggaaagcttTCACCCTGCAGCTTCTTAGCAGGGGACAATTGTCTTGCCaaaacttttttcccttttctctcccattttctcCCACCCAGTCCCTTCTCACTCCTTGCCAGTGTGACCATGCTTTCTTCTCTGTAGATGTTAACAGTTAAGGCCCATTTTCCTCAGGCACTTAACCAGCCAATCAGAACACCACATCTGTTAGGGGAGGTAACCTGGCCAACAGTGTGTCCATCACATCAGCCCTGCTGGAGGGAAGGGACCCACATTCACCTGCCCTCTGGCCTGCCCCCGATCCCATATCTATTACCGTGTCCATAGGAATAATAGGTAAGGGCTGTGTCTCTGTCAAGCCATGTAACAAAggacactgtaaaaaaaaaaaaaaaagtctggcatCAGAGGGAGCATGTGGAGAGCAACTTGGGAGGAACAAGTTCATTTTGTATTGAATGATTTTTAATGAATGCAATATTAATCCTTGCAGATGAGCAATAATCATTAAAATCGATTAAAATGATAAGACCTTATTGGCAGTCTGTATGTGTCATTCTTTGTTGAACAGCAAAACTTCATCAGAACCTGTTTTCTAGGGTGTGACAAGTTATAGGTCAACAGCATTTAATAGAGATGTGTTAAGGGCCTAATATGTAGAGGCTGGATACAGGATTCTTCAGTAATATCTGAAGTTTTCTATGCCTGCTCTGTGCCAAGCACCGGGCCTGGGTACTTTCACTCCTAACTTCCTTCAGGAAGCAGACTTGCTGCTTCAGCCTCAGGGCTCCTCATTTGCATAGTTCCTTCTAAGACCTAATTTCTAAAGAATGCCCCCAAAGTTACATAAGCTTCAGCCTCCTCCTACACCTGTATCCATTTCTGAAGTGGTCTCAgtgtctgggtttttttttttttttttttttttttttttttgagacaaggtctcactctgtcacccagcttggagtacagtggcttgatctcagctcactgcaacttctgcctcccgggctcaagtgatcctcccacctcaacctcccaagtagctgggaccacagtctcagctaattttttgtatttttggtaaggat
This window encodes:
- the AHCYL1 gene encoding S-adenosylhomocysteine hydrolase-like protein 1 isoform X1, with the protein product MSMPDAMPLPGVGEELKQAKEIEDAEKYSFMATVTKAPKKQIQFADDMQEFTKFPTKTGRRSLSRSISQSSTDSYSSAASYTDSSDDEVSPREKQQTNSKGSSNFCVKNIKQAEFGRREIEIAEQDMSALISLRKRAQGEKPLAGAKIVGCTHITAQTAVLIETLCALGAQCRWSACNIYSTQNEVAAALAEAGVAVFAWKGESEDDFWWCIDRCVNMDGWQANMILDDGGDLTHWVYKKYPNVFKKIRGIVEESVTGVHRLYQLSKAGKLCVPAMNVNDSVTKQKFDNLYCCRESILDGLKRTTDVMFGGKQVVVCGYGEVGKGCCAALKALGAIVYITEIDPICALQACMDGFRVVKLNEVIRQVDVVITCTGNKNVVTREHLDRMKNSCIVCNMGHSNTEIDVTSLRTPELTWERVRSQVDHVIWPDGKRVVLLAEGRLLNLSCSTVPTFVLSITATTQALALIELYNAPEGRYKQDVYLLPKKMDEYVASLHLPSFDAHLTELTDDQAKYLGLNKNGPFKPNYYRY
- the AHCYL1 gene encoding S-adenosylhomocysteine hydrolase-like protein 1 isoform X2, producing MQEFTKFPTKTGRRSLSRSISQSSTDSYSSAASYTDSSDDEVSPREKQQTNSKGSSNFCVKNIKQAEFGRREIEIAEQDMSALISLRKRAQGEKPLAGAKIVGCTHITAQTAVLIETLCALGAQCRWSACNIYSTQNEVAAALAEAGVAVFAWKGESEDDFWWCIDRCVNMDGWQANMILDDGGDLTHWVYKKYPNVFKKIRGIVEESVTGVHRLYQLSKAGKLCVPAMNVNDSVTKQKFDNLYCCRESILDGLKRTTDVMFGGKQVVVCGYGEVGKGCCAALKALGAIVYITEIDPICALQACMDGFRVVKLNEVIRQVDVVITCTGNKNVVTREHLDRMKNSCIVCNMGHSNTEIDVTSLRTPELTWERVRSQVDHVIWPDGKRVVLLAEGRLLNLSCSTVPTFVLSITATTQALALIELYNAPEGRYKQDVYLLPKKMDEYVASLHLPSFDAHLTELTDDQAKYLGLNKNGPFKPNYYRY